A genomic region of Vitis vinifera cultivar Pinot Noir 40024 chromosome 7, ASM3070453v1 contains the following coding sequences:
- the LOC100251856 gene encoding nuclear intron maturase 4, mitochondrial isoform X1 encodes MWLMGLPSACKRMKLSGNSSSLLFGYLSLINARLVERMQACAVYSTLGAVSGDADKDIGKPTLAKNLAFLMEESSNHVIRPMARMELKRSFELRIKKRVKEQYVNGKFQDLMVKVIANPQTLEDAYNCIRINSNVDLALDGDNISFKSMAEELLGGSFNVNVNTFSISTKSARKEVLILPSLKLKVVQEAIRIVLEIVYRPYFSKISHGCRSGRGHSTALKYISKEISNPDWWFILHVNKKLDAVVLAKLISTMQDKIEDPNLFVMIQNMFHAQVLNLEFGGFPKGHGLPQEGVLSPILMNIYLDLFDHEFYRMSMRYEALDPGMCIDHDKSHSKLRSWFRRQLKGNDVKYTGRESSNFRVHSCRFMDEIFFAISGSKDIAIEFKSEILNYMQNSLHLDVSNQSELLPCHGPHGIQFLGTLVKRSVRESPTVRAVHKLKEKVRLFASQKQEAWDAGTLRIGKKWLAHGLKKVKESEIRHLADTDSVLSQISCFRKTGMETDHWYKLLLKIWLHDVKAKAAENEGVILSKYIAEPLLPKELRDSFYEFQKRAEDYVASETASMLALLPNSKSCTESVPIIKIIAPVNVIKKRLLRYRLTNAKGYPCASPMLILQDDIQIVDWFSGLARRWLIWYSECDNFSEVKLIICDQLRKSCIRTLAAKYRLHETEIEKRSDTELCRIPSTLEIEQEKVNETSDSQASDTNEALMYGISYSGLCLLSLARMVSQSRRCNCFVMGCLAAAPSVYTLHVMERQKFPGWKTGFSSCIHPSLNGRRIGLCKQHLKDLYLGHISLQSIEFGAWK; translated from the exons ATGTGGCTCATGGGATTGCCTAGTGCTTGCAAAAGAATGAAGCTTAGTGGCAACAGTTCATCATTATTGTTCG GTTATTTATCTCTCATAAATGCAAGACTTGTTGAAAGAATGCAAGCTTGTGCAGTTTATTCCACCCTTGGAGCAGTTAGTGGTGATGCTGATAAGGATATTGGAAAACCGACATTAGCAAAGAATTTAGCCTTTTTAATGGAGGAATCTTCTAACCATGTGATAAGACCCATGGCTCGAATGGAACTTAAGAGGTCATTTGAACTTCGCATAAAGAAGAGGGTCAAAGAGCAATATGTCAATGGAAAATTTCAAGACCTTATGGTGAAAGTGATCGCCAACCCACAAACTCTTGAGGATGCTTACAATTGTATTAGGATCAATTCAAATGTTGATTTGGCATTGGATGGTGACAACATTTCTTTTAAATCCATGGCAGAAGAGCTCCTTGGCGGAAGTTTTAATGTCAATGTCAATACCTTCTCTATATCAACAAAGAGTGCAAGGAAAGAAGTCCTTATCCTTCCTAGTTTAAAGCTCAAGGTTGTCCAAGAAGCCATTAGAATAGTCTTGGAAATTGTTTATAGACCCTACTTTTCCAAGATTTCACATGGTTGTCGAAGTGGGAGGGGCCACTCCACAGCATTAAAGTACATCAGCAAAGAGATCTCTAATCCTGATTGGTGGTTCATATTGCATGTAAATAAAAAGCTTGATGCTGTTGTCCTTGCTAAACTCATTTCAACAATGCAGGATAAGATTGAAGATCCAAACTTATTTGTGATGATCCAAAATATGTTTCATGCCCAGGTACTGAATTTGGAGTTTGGGGGTTTCCCTAAAGGCCATGGTCTTCCCCAAGAGGGAGTATTGTCCCCTATATTAATGAACATATACCTTGACCTCTTTGACCATGAATTCTACAGAATGTCCATGAGGTATGAAGCTTTGGATCCAGGTATGTGTATTGATCATGATAAATCTCATTCCAAGCTTCGCAGCTGGTTTAGGAGACAGCTGAAAGGCAATGATGTCAAATACACAGGCAGGGAAAGCTCCAACTTTAGGGTTCATTCTTGTCGATTCATGGATGAGATATTTTTTGCCATTTCAGGTTCCAAAGACATTGCTATTGAGTTCAAGTCTGAGATTCTAAATTACATGCAAAATTCTCTCCATTTAGATGTCAGTAATCAATCAGAACTATTGCCATGTCATGGACCTCATGGGATACAATTTCTTGGCACTTTGGTTAAAAGAAGTGTGAGAGAAAGTCCTACTGTAAGAGCAGTTCACAAGTTAAAAGAAAAGGTTAGGTTATTTGCTTCACAAAAACAAGAGGCTTGGGATGCTGGGACACttagaattggaaaaaaatggcTGGCTCATGGTTTGAAGAAGGTTAAAGAGTCAGAGATCAGGCATTTAGCTGACACTGATTCCGTTTTGAGTCAAATTTCCTGCTTCCGCAAAACTGGGATGGAAACCGATCATTGGTACAAGCTCTTGCTAAAGATATGGTTGCATGATGTGAAGGCGAAAGCTGCAGAGAATGAAGGAGTTATCCTATCTAAGTATATTGCAGAACCTCTCCTTCCCAAAGAACTAAGGGACTCCTTTTATGAATTTCAGAAGCGTGCAGAGGATTATGTTGCTTCTGAAACTGCTTCAATGCTTGCACTTCTGCCTAATTCCAAGTCTTGTACTGAATCTGTCCCTATCATAAAGATTATTGCTCCTGTTAATGTAATAAAGAAGCGTCTATTACGATATCGATTGACAAATGCTAAAGGATACCCCTGTGCATCTCCTATGCTCATTTTACAAGATGATATCCAAATTGTTGACTGGTTTTCAGGGCTTGCTCGCAGATGGCTTATTTGGTACAGTGAGTGTGACAACTTCAGTGAGGTCAAGCTCATTATTTGTGATCAATTGAGGAAGTCTTGCATCAGGACACTAGCAGCAAAGTATCGACTTCATGAAACTGAGATAGAGAAACGGTCTGACACAGAACTATGCAGAATCCCTTCTACTCTAGAGATAGAGCAGGAGAAGGTGAATGAAACATCAGATTCTCAAGCTTCTGATACCAATGAGGCCTTAATGTATGGGATCTCTTATAGTGGATTGTGTCTACTATCTCTAGCTAGAATGGTGAGCCAGTCACGACGTTGTAATTGTTTTGTTATGGGATGTTTGGCTGCTGCACCAAGTGTTTACACCCTTCATGTGATGGAAAGACAGAAATTTCCAGGATGGAAGACTGGGTTCTCAAGTTGTATCCATCCCAGCCTGAATGGAAGACGAATTGGGTTGTGTAAACAACATTTAAAGGATTTGTATCTGGGGCACATATCACTTCAGTCCATAGAATTTGGTGCTTGGAAATGA
- the LOC100251856 gene encoding nuclear intron maturase 4, mitochondrial isoform X3, translating to MQACAVYSTLGAVSGDADKDIGKPTLAKNLAFLMEESSNHVIRPMARMELKRSFELRIKKRVKEQYVNGKFQDLMVKVIANPQTLEDAYNCIRINSNVDLALDGDNISFKSMAEELLGGSFNVNVNTFSISTKSARKEVLILPSLKLKVVQEAIRIVLEIVYRPYFSKISHGCRSGRGHSTALKYISKEISNPDWWFILHVNKKLDAVVLAKLISTMQDKIEDPNLFVMIQNMFHAQVLNLEFGGFPKGHGLPQEGVLSPILMNIYLDLFDHEFYRMSMRYEALDPGMCIDHDKSHSKLRSWFRRQLKGNDVKYTGRESSNFRVHSCRFMDEIFFAISGSKDIAIEFKSEILNYMQNSLHLDVSNQSELLPCHGPHGIQFLGTLVKRSVRESPTVRAVHKLKEKVRLFASQKQEAWDAGTLRIGKKWLAHGLKKVKESEIRHLADTDSVLSQISCFRKTGMETDHWYKLLLKIWLHDVKAKAAENEGVILSKYIAEPLLPKELRDSFYEFQKRAEDYVASETASMLALLPNSKSCTESVPIIKIIAPVNVIKKRLLRYRLTNAKGYPCASPMLILQDDIQIVDWFSGLARRWLIWYSECDNFSEVKLIICDQLRKSCIRTLAAKYRLHETEIEKRSDTELCRIPSTLEIEQEKVNETSDSQASDTNEALMYGISYSGLCLLSLARMVSQSRRCNCFVMGCLAAAPSVYTLHVMERQKFPGWKTGFSSCIHPSLNGRRIGLCKQHLKDLYLGHISLQSIEFGAWK from the coding sequence ATGCAAGCTTGTGCAGTTTATTCCACCCTTGGAGCAGTTAGTGGTGATGCTGATAAGGATATTGGAAAACCGACATTAGCAAAGAATTTAGCCTTTTTAATGGAGGAATCTTCTAACCATGTGATAAGACCCATGGCTCGAATGGAACTTAAGAGGTCATTTGAACTTCGCATAAAGAAGAGGGTCAAAGAGCAATATGTCAATGGAAAATTTCAAGACCTTATGGTGAAAGTGATCGCCAACCCACAAACTCTTGAGGATGCTTACAATTGTATTAGGATCAATTCAAATGTTGATTTGGCATTGGATGGTGACAACATTTCTTTTAAATCCATGGCAGAAGAGCTCCTTGGCGGAAGTTTTAATGTCAATGTCAATACCTTCTCTATATCAACAAAGAGTGCAAGGAAAGAAGTCCTTATCCTTCCTAGTTTAAAGCTCAAGGTTGTCCAAGAAGCCATTAGAATAGTCTTGGAAATTGTTTATAGACCCTACTTTTCCAAGATTTCACATGGTTGTCGAAGTGGGAGGGGCCACTCCACAGCATTAAAGTACATCAGCAAAGAGATCTCTAATCCTGATTGGTGGTTCATATTGCATGTAAATAAAAAGCTTGATGCTGTTGTCCTTGCTAAACTCATTTCAACAATGCAGGATAAGATTGAAGATCCAAACTTATTTGTGATGATCCAAAATATGTTTCATGCCCAGGTACTGAATTTGGAGTTTGGGGGTTTCCCTAAAGGCCATGGTCTTCCCCAAGAGGGAGTATTGTCCCCTATATTAATGAACATATACCTTGACCTCTTTGACCATGAATTCTACAGAATGTCCATGAGGTATGAAGCTTTGGATCCAGGTATGTGTATTGATCATGATAAATCTCATTCCAAGCTTCGCAGCTGGTTTAGGAGACAGCTGAAAGGCAATGATGTCAAATACACAGGCAGGGAAAGCTCCAACTTTAGGGTTCATTCTTGTCGATTCATGGATGAGATATTTTTTGCCATTTCAGGTTCCAAAGACATTGCTATTGAGTTCAAGTCTGAGATTCTAAATTACATGCAAAATTCTCTCCATTTAGATGTCAGTAATCAATCAGAACTATTGCCATGTCATGGACCTCATGGGATACAATTTCTTGGCACTTTGGTTAAAAGAAGTGTGAGAGAAAGTCCTACTGTAAGAGCAGTTCACAAGTTAAAAGAAAAGGTTAGGTTATTTGCTTCACAAAAACAAGAGGCTTGGGATGCTGGGACACttagaattggaaaaaaatggcTGGCTCATGGTTTGAAGAAGGTTAAAGAGTCAGAGATCAGGCATTTAGCTGACACTGATTCCGTTTTGAGTCAAATTTCCTGCTTCCGCAAAACTGGGATGGAAACCGATCATTGGTACAAGCTCTTGCTAAAGATATGGTTGCATGATGTGAAGGCGAAAGCTGCAGAGAATGAAGGAGTTATCCTATCTAAGTATATTGCAGAACCTCTCCTTCCCAAAGAACTAAGGGACTCCTTTTATGAATTTCAGAAGCGTGCAGAGGATTATGTTGCTTCTGAAACTGCTTCAATGCTTGCACTTCTGCCTAATTCCAAGTCTTGTACTGAATCTGTCCCTATCATAAAGATTATTGCTCCTGTTAATGTAATAAAGAAGCGTCTATTACGATATCGATTGACAAATGCTAAAGGATACCCCTGTGCATCTCCTATGCTCATTTTACAAGATGATATCCAAATTGTTGACTGGTTTTCAGGGCTTGCTCGCAGATGGCTTATTTGGTACAGTGAGTGTGACAACTTCAGTGAGGTCAAGCTCATTATTTGTGATCAATTGAGGAAGTCTTGCATCAGGACACTAGCAGCAAAGTATCGACTTCATGAAACTGAGATAGAGAAACGGTCTGACACAGAACTATGCAGAATCCCTTCTACTCTAGAGATAGAGCAGGAGAAGGTGAATGAAACATCAGATTCTCAAGCTTCTGATACCAATGAGGCCTTAATGTATGGGATCTCTTATAGTGGATTGTGTCTACTATCTCTAGCTAGAATGGTGAGCCAGTCACGACGTTGTAATTGTTTTGTTATGGGATGTTTGGCTGCTGCACCAAGTGTTTACACCCTTCATGTGATGGAAAGACAGAAATTTCCAGGATGGAAGACTGGGTTCTCAAGTTGTATCCATCCCAGCCTGAATGGAAGACGAATTGGGTTGTGTAAACAACATTTAAAGGATTTGTATCTGGGGCACATATCACTTCAGTCCATAGAATTTGGTGCTTGGAAATGA
- the LOC100251856 gene encoding nuclear intron maturase 4, mitochondrial isoform X2, which produces MWLMGLPSACKRMKLSGNSSSLLFVYSTLGAVSGDADKDIGKPTLAKNLAFLMEESSNHVIRPMARMELKRSFELRIKKRVKEQYVNGKFQDLMVKVIANPQTLEDAYNCIRINSNVDLALDGDNISFKSMAEELLGGSFNVNVNTFSISTKSARKEVLILPSLKLKVVQEAIRIVLEIVYRPYFSKISHGCRSGRGHSTALKYISKEISNPDWWFILHVNKKLDAVVLAKLISTMQDKIEDPNLFVMIQNMFHAQVLNLEFGGFPKGHGLPQEGVLSPILMNIYLDLFDHEFYRMSMRYEALDPGMCIDHDKSHSKLRSWFRRQLKGNDVKYTGRESSNFRVHSCRFMDEIFFAISGSKDIAIEFKSEILNYMQNSLHLDVSNQSELLPCHGPHGIQFLGTLVKRSVRESPTVRAVHKLKEKVRLFASQKQEAWDAGTLRIGKKWLAHGLKKVKESEIRHLADTDSVLSQISCFRKTGMETDHWYKLLLKIWLHDVKAKAAENEGVILSKYIAEPLLPKELRDSFYEFQKRAEDYVASETASMLALLPNSKSCTESVPIIKIIAPVNVIKKRLLRYRLTNAKGYPCASPMLILQDDIQIVDWFSGLARRWLIWYSECDNFSEVKLIICDQLRKSCIRTLAAKYRLHETEIEKRSDTELCRIPSTLEIEQEKVNETSDSQASDTNEALMYGISYSGLCLLSLARMVSQSRRCNCFVMGCLAAAPSVYTLHVMERQKFPGWKTGFSSCIHPSLNGRRIGLCKQHLKDLYLGHISLQSIEFGAWK; this is translated from the exons ATGTGGCTCATGGGATTGCCTAGTGCTTGCAAAAGAATGAAGCTTAGTGGCAACAGTTCATCATTATTGTTCG TTTATTCCACCCTTGGAGCAGTTAGTGGTGATGCTGATAAGGATATTGGAAAACCGACATTAGCAAAGAATTTAGCCTTTTTAATGGAGGAATCTTCTAACCATGTGATAAGACCCATGGCTCGAATGGAACTTAAGAGGTCATTTGAACTTCGCATAAAGAAGAGGGTCAAAGAGCAATATGTCAATGGAAAATTTCAAGACCTTATGGTGAAAGTGATCGCCAACCCACAAACTCTTGAGGATGCTTACAATTGTATTAGGATCAATTCAAATGTTGATTTGGCATTGGATGGTGACAACATTTCTTTTAAATCCATGGCAGAAGAGCTCCTTGGCGGAAGTTTTAATGTCAATGTCAATACCTTCTCTATATCAACAAAGAGTGCAAGGAAAGAAGTCCTTATCCTTCCTAGTTTAAAGCTCAAGGTTGTCCAAGAAGCCATTAGAATAGTCTTGGAAATTGTTTATAGACCCTACTTTTCCAAGATTTCACATGGTTGTCGAAGTGGGAGGGGCCACTCCACAGCATTAAAGTACATCAGCAAAGAGATCTCTAATCCTGATTGGTGGTTCATATTGCATGTAAATAAAAAGCTTGATGCTGTTGTCCTTGCTAAACTCATTTCAACAATGCAGGATAAGATTGAAGATCCAAACTTATTTGTGATGATCCAAAATATGTTTCATGCCCAGGTACTGAATTTGGAGTTTGGGGGTTTCCCTAAAGGCCATGGTCTTCCCCAAGAGGGAGTATTGTCCCCTATATTAATGAACATATACCTTGACCTCTTTGACCATGAATTCTACAGAATGTCCATGAGGTATGAAGCTTTGGATCCAGGTATGTGTATTGATCATGATAAATCTCATTCCAAGCTTCGCAGCTGGTTTAGGAGACAGCTGAAAGGCAATGATGTCAAATACACAGGCAGGGAAAGCTCCAACTTTAGGGTTCATTCTTGTCGATTCATGGATGAGATATTTTTTGCCATTTCAGGTTCCAAAGACATTGCTATTGAGTTCAAGTCTGAGATTCTAAATTACATGCAAAATTCTCTCCATTTAGATGTCAGTAATCAATCAGAACTATTGCCATGTCATGGACCTCATGGGATACAATTTCTTGGCACTTTGGTTAAAAGAAGTGTGAGAGAAAGTCCTACTGTAAGAGCAGTTCACAAGTTAAAAGAAAAGGTTAGGTTATTTGCTTCACAAAAACAAGAGGCTTGGGATGCTGGGACACttagaattggaaaaaaatggcTGGCTCATGGTTTGAAGAAGGTTAAAGAGTCAGAGATCAGGCATTTAGCTGACACTGATTCCGTTTTGAGTCAAATTTCCTGCTTCCGCAAAACTGGGATGGAAACCGATCATTGGTACAAGCTCTTGCTAAAGATATGGTTGCATGATGTGAAGGCGAAAGCTGCAGAGAATGAAGGAGTTATCCTATCTAAGTATATTGCAGAACCTCTCCTTCCCAAAGAACTAAGGGACTCCTTTTATGAATTTCAGAAGCGTGCAGAGGATTATGTTGCTTCTGAAACTGCTTCAATGCTTGCACTTCTGCCTAATTCCAAGTCTTGTACTGAATCTGTCCCTATCATAAAGATTATTGCTCCTGTTAATGTAATAAAGAAGCGTCTATTACGATATCGATTGACAAATGCTAAAGGATACCCCTGTGCATCTCCTATGCTCATTTTACAAGATGATATCCAAATTGTTGACTGGTTTTCAGGGCTTGCTCGCAGATGGCTTATTTGGTACAGTGAGTGTGACAACTTCAGTGAGGTCAAGCTCATTATTTGTGATCAATTGAGGAAGTCTTGCATCAGGACACTAGCAGCAAAGTATCGACTTCATGAAACTGAGATAGAGAAACGGTCTGACACAGAACTATGCAGAATCCCTTCTACTCTAGAGATAGAGCAGGAGAAGGTGAATGAAACATCAGATTCTCAAGCTTCTGATACCAATGAGGCCTTAATGTATGGGATCTCTTATAGTGGATTGTGTCTACTATCTCTAGCTAGAATGGTGAGCCAGTCACGACGTTGTAATTGTTTTGTTATGGGATGTTTGGCTGCTGCACCAAGTGTTTACACCCTTCATGTGATGGAAAGACAGAAATTTCCAGGATGGAAGACTGGGTTCTCAAGTTGTATCCATCCCAGCCTGAATGGAAGACGAATTGGGTTGTGTAAACAACATTTAAAGGATTTGTATCTGGGGCACATATCACTTCAGTCCATAGAATTTGGTGCTTGGAAATGA